From the Prosthecochloris marina genome, the window TTGTCCAGTGTGAATGATTTTCTCGGTTTCATGGGAATCTTTGCGGCCTCGTCGAGATAGGGGTTTTCTGTAATGCCAAGTTTCTCCACAAAACGATGTTGCAACTGCTTGAGGTTATGTTTGCGAAACTCCGTGCCGGTTCCAATGGCGATATGGTCGGTTTTCGGGAAAATCCAGCCGTAGAAATCAGGAGACACGTCTCCGTCGAACCAGATTTCTACCAGTTCTTCATAAGGCTTCAGGGTATCGCAGTAGTGGAAGCGTTGTTGCATGGCAATGACCTGCAAGTCGTTCGGGGGGAATCCGAGTTCTTCTGCTGTTTTGGAGTTGGCGCCATCTGCACCGATAATGTAAGAGACTTCCAAAGGGGCAAGGCCTTTCGACAGGTGTATTGTATGGCTTTTTCCGTTTCGGTCGATTTGCTTGACAAGTGCCTCCATGATTTCAGCGCCGTAACGTTTGGCCCGGTCTCGTAGATAGCTGTCGAAGCGTTCGCGACGCACCATACCCACGTAGCCGTTAGGCATTTCCATGGAGATTATTCTTCCTTTGGGAGAACGGACGCTCATCTTCGAAAGCTTTTTTTCTACCAGAGGTGAGGGAATGTTGAACTCCTCTATCAGTCCGAGAGGAATGGCCCCACCGCAAGGTTTGACATTGTCAAGGTTCCGCTCGATAAGAACCGTTGAAATTCCGGCCTTTGCCAGTTCGGCGGCGGCAACGGCTCCTGAAGGCCCACCACCGATTATTGCGACATCGTAACGCATTGTTTCAAAAGTTATTTAGCAAGTTGCTCGTCGAGAAATGCTTTTACTTTCGAGATATTCACTCTTTCCTGCTGCGCCGAGTCACGGAACCTCACGGTTACAGTATTGTTTTCCAGCGTTTCATGATCGACGGTGAAGCAGTACGGTGTGCCTATCTCATCCTGCCGCCGGTACCGTTTGCCGATAGAGCCGGCATCGTCATACTGGACAAGGAAATTGTCAGCAAGTTCGTCACAAAGCTGCGTTGCTTTTGCACCCATCTCTCCTTTCTTCATCAACGGCAGCACGGCAGCTTTTACCGGGGCTATTTTCGATGAGAATTTCAGCATGGTTCTCTGTTCACCGTCAACAACGTCTTCTGTATAGGCGTCGCAAAGAAGTGCGAGGAAAAGCCTGTCGCATCCTGCAGAGGTTTCAACCACGTAGGGGATGTAGCGTTCTTTAGTTGTCTGATCGATGTATTCCATGTTCTTGCCGGAAAACTCCTGATGTTGCTTCAGGTCGAAATCGGTCCGTGAATGAATTCCCTCGATCTCTTCAATGCCGAAGGGAAACTCGAACTTGATGTCGTAAGCAAGGTCCGCATAATGAGCGAGCTTGTCATGCTTGTACCAGTGCAGTTTTTCTCTTTCTATACCCAGTTTCTCGATGTACCAGTTGTAGCGTTCCTCGCGCCATGCTTCGAAAGACTCCCCTTGGGTTCCCGGTTTTACGAAGTATTGCATTTCCATCTGTTCGAACTCGACCATGCGGAAAATGAAGTTTCCTTTGACGATCTCGTTGCGGAACGCCTTGCCGATTTGGGCTATACCGAAAGGCACCTTCATACGATTGGATTCGCGGACGTTGTGGAAATTCACAAAAATTCCCTGAGCGGTTTCCGGCCTCAAGTAGACGATACCTGAAGAATCGGCAAGTGCACCCATGTTGCACTGGAACATGAGGTTGAACTGCCTGACTTCCGTCCAGTCTGATGAGCCGGTATCCGGAGCCTTGATTTCCTCGGCAATGATGATGTCATAGAAAGTCTTGTTGGGATCGTCTGTTTCTGAAGCCCGCTCATAGTATGTGCTTACCCTGTGTGCATCATCTTCCCTGCCGTCACGGCGAAGTTTTTCGATATGGTTTTCGATCAGGTGGTCCGCGCGATAGCGGCGCTTGGTGGTTTTGTCATCGATCATCGGGTCGTTGAAGCTCGATACATGGCCTGAGGCTTCCCAAACCGTCGGGT encodes:
- a CDS encoding geranylgeranyl diphosphate reductase, whose protein sequence is MRYDVAIIGGGPSGAVAAAELAKAGISTVLIERNLDNVKPCGGAIPLGLIEEFNIPSPLVEKKLSKMSVRSPKGRIISMEMPNGYVGMVRRERFDSYLRDRAKRYGAEIMEALVKQIDRNGKSHTIHLSKGLAPLEVSYIIGADGANSKTAEELGFPPNDLQVIAMQQRFHYCDTLKPYEELVEIWFDGDVSPDFYGWIFPKTDHIAIGTGTEFRKHNLKQLQHRFVEKLGITENPYLDEAAKIPMKPRKSFTLDNAILVGDAAGLVTPANGEGIFFAMRSGKLGAQAMIEKVRNNRPLSSYEKTFRKLYAPIFFGLQTLQSVYYKSDRLRESFVAICEDKDVQQITFDSYLYKKMVPAPWGVQMKIFMKNIYHLIKGS
- a CDS encoding glycine--tRNA ligase, with amino-acid sequence MSNSDTARVKSVGQSPEKVMNKLVSLAKRRGFIYPSSEIYGGLASCFDYGPLGSEMKKNIKDLWWTSMTRKHRNIVGIDASIMMNPTVWEASGHVSSFNDPMIDDKTTKRRYRADHLIENHIEKLRRDGREDDAHRVSTYYERASETDDPNKTFYDIIIAEEIKAPDTGSSDWTEVRQFNLMFQCNMGALADSSGIVYLRPETAQGIFVNFHNVRESNRMKVPFGIAQIGKAFRNEIVKGNFIFRMVEFEQMEMQYFVKPGTQGESFEAWREERYNWYIEKLGIEREKLHWYKHDKLAHYADLAYDIKFEFPFGIEEIEGIHSRTDFDLKQHQEFSGKNMEYIDQTTKERYIPYVVETSAGCDRLFLALLCDAYTEDVVDGEQRTMLKFSSKIAPVKAAVLPLMKKGEMGAKATQLCDELADNFLVQYDDAGSIGKRYRRQDEIGTPYCFTVDHETLENNTVTVRFRDSAQQERVNISKVKAFLDEQLAK